The Cryptococcus gattii WM276 chromosome K, complete sequence genome contains the following window.
CCAAGTACTCTTGAGAAATCTTAGGTTTACTATCATCCGCAATCATATTATACAATTTGCCTTAACGACATCTTTGAGCAATATACGATTGGAGGGACATCTGATGCTCAATTCTCCGATTGTCGAACGCCTCGCTTGACTAAGGGACGCCATTCTTGTGATTACATATTTCTCAAGAGGATCAATAATTATTAGCGGTAGGATAGGCTATGGGCGATGAACAAGACAGTACTGACTCCTTCAGACTGCTGATGAGCACTCTTCCTTCACCGAAAGCCTAGATCTGGCAATCCGGCTTACTGTGTGTTCTGTGGGTGCATATTTTATCTTTCCTTTTGCCCTTTCCCTCTACCCAGGTGAGGGATCGAGGGAACTCTTGTAAGTAGAGAAGCCAAGAAGCAGTTGTTGTCAGCTGTTAAAGTTGCAATTTGGGTGGAACGTATGAATCTGCTATCATTGACCTATGAAGTAATATGGGAATGGCTACTATTTAGAGATGGGTGGTTACTTAATCCAAATCTAAGAACACTTTACCTATAAATCGACTAGCACGGGCAATTTATTaagaaaaacaaaaaagaaCCAGGATTTTGAACAAAAAAGCATATAAATTTGATTCCAATTAGGTCAAGAAAAAATAAATAAGAGCTTATAGTGATTATTAGTGCTTACGAGGTTTGTGTCACGCTGTTGGTGTATTGGTAACATTAGAGCTTCCCATTATCTGATTAATGGCCACTTTTGTATTTAATGGTGGACAATTGCTCTAGCACGGGGTTCGATTCCCCGACAGCGTAGCGACCTTTCTGTTTTTGTACTTTTGTCTCCTCAGATCATACGTTTTGCGGCTTGACTGCGTGATGGTCGTTCTACCACCATTTTTATAAGCCTTGCAGCCGGCATCACACTAATGAAAGAGTGAAAATATGAAAACCCGCATTGTTACAGGCTTTCATTGAAGATCGATGAAACCGGAGACGTCGAAAATACCAAAATTGAACGCGTCGCGTCAAATGCTGGCCGAAAATCAAAACAAAAAACGGACAGTCTATTTCACTTTTCCTTTCTATCCTGGAATACAATTCTTTCATCCTTTTTCTTTACTCATATAATCTCATAAACTCAGCATTCTCGTCCTAGGAAAACCAGTCCGAGGATGTCTAATATTATCGAATTCGGCGCCCCACCTCCGCGTTCATCATCCTCTAAAGCTCGTAACTTCGGTTCTCCCTCTAGCGGGTTCTCGAAAACACTTTCCTCAGAAAAATCATTTGAAAAGATTAATGGCAACCATGAGGCTGAGTCCCAGATATACGAGGATGAAAATGTAATGGAAGAAGACAtgatgggagaagagagcATGCTCGTGGATACCGATCAAGAGGAGGAGAgtgacgaagaagaaggaagggaggTCATCCATGGTAGGTCTTGTGACTTGAGATATATTTATGGTACAATACATCTCGAGATACCTGCATGTTAATTTGCTATTACAGTCGAAGTTCGACAAAAGCCTTTTTCTCATTTGCGAGAACAGCCGATCATGCAAATCGTCACTCAATTTATTGAAGAAGATCTGGCGAGGATAGAATTGGGGTGTGAGTTGTCCGGATGGAATGAGGTCAAGATCCTGAAGGACCATGTCGAGCGTATATGGGTAGAAGAAGGGGGTGGGTAATCCTTCCCCTGGGTCTTTGCTATTGCTTTCTGACCCGTTGAAACAGTCGCAGGGGTCGCATCGGTTCAGGTTTCAGAAGTAGACATTCAAGTGCATGTTTACAAGACTTCTTTGGATAATGAAGTTGAAGAATTCTCGGCTGATTTAGATGGTGTGTCTCGTCGTTGACTTTCAAGTTTGAGCTGACAAGGAAACCGGCAGATGATGATAGTGAAGAGAAGGTCTCTGCCGCTTCTGTTCGTTCACTGCCTTCTGCTGAGCTGGATGGCATCTGGGACACGTAAGTCCATTATCTCTTGCTTCAGCTATCATATGCTTAATGATGTCTCGAAGGTTGGTCTACTCCGATGACATTAAAGCCCGTCTTCTCAACTACATTTACTCTACCATTCTGTTCTCTGAGAGTGACATCGACTTTAATGTCATTGCATGGAACAGGGTCATTCTGTTGCATGGTCCTCCTGGAACAGGCAAGACCAGTCTATGTAGAGCGTTGGCTCAGAAAATGTCTATACGGCTGTCTCAAAAGTAGGTATTTCTGAGTGTTCAGGAACGCAATAGAGGACTTAAACCATGGTAATTAGGTATCGACATGGAAAAATAATTGAAATCAATTCACattctctcttctccaagTGGTTTTCCGAGTCAGGCAAATTAGTGCAAAAGTTATTCCAGACCGTAACAGAGATGGTGGAGGATGAATCTGGTTTCGTAGTGGTCATGATAGGTGAGTGAGATGATTTCCTTTGTTTTGCTGTCAGCTCCCAAACACAGTGTGCTAATGGTGGATACCCAGACGAGGTGGAGTCTTTGACAGCGGCAAGGGCAGGTGCAATGAAGGGCAACGAACCGTCTGATTCTCTGAGAGTAGGTTGGACAGTTACACCGAATACTTTGGATGCTGACGCTTGGCGCATCAGGTTGTGAATGCTCTTTTGACTCAACTGGATAAGCTGAGAACCAGCAAGAATGTGCTGGTGATGACAACGTCCAACCTCGTCGATGCTATTGGTTagtcttttttttccagCCTGCACCTTTACAATGAATGGCTAAAGGCGCCCTGAATCAAACAGACGAAGCATTCATATCCCGAGTCGACCTTCTTGAATCTGTTCCTCTCCCACCACCACGAGCGATTTACTCTATCCTCTCTGGATGTTTGAAAGAATGTATCACCAAAAAACTCATCAAGCGATGTCGGATACTGGATTGGAAAGCGGCCGAAGAGGCACAACGGGAGAGAAAGTTTGCCAGAAAAGTTGCGACAGcagaaaaagaaaaggaggcGAGAGAAGTAAGGGAGAGGGGGGTGGCGGCTTCACTAGCCGATCTAGCTATCACATGCCATGTAAGTAGCCTTTTTCACATCATACTTCCCCTTTAATTTGAGCCGCATGATGCTAAATCGCCGCTGCTCCCCAGGCAATCGAGCTTTCCGGCCGGACACTGCGCAAACTCCCGGTCATTGCCCATGCTCGGTACctctcttcatcatcttcttctacATCATCTATGGGGGAATATAGATCATTCAAAGTGGAGAGATGGATAGAGGCGATGAGCAAGGTGGTGGATGTTgagcaagagaagaaaCATAGTTTGGCATCTGGAGGGAATAATACGCGTGGAGGTGAATCAGCAAATGCCCCGCAAGATGGGATTTGCTGCCCAAGTGTGTCGAATGGTCATGCCCACATGGAGAAGAATGAGATTGGGATGATGCTGGGTACAAAGGTGAAGCATTAAACAGATGCCGGGGTGGTGGTCGGTAATAAGTAGTATTTTGCATGGCGCCTGATTTCCTGCATCTTTTCATGTCACATAACATGCACATCCTTTTCTGCTTTAACAGGTGTAGCATTCGGTTTCTATGCATttgcttctttttttcttaTCCCGTTTTTACTTGCAGCCTCAAAAGTCATGGTTTTTGGTGACATGTAAGGAAACGAATACATACATGCAAGACTGATTTGGGTGGTTCTAAGTGAAAGATTAAATGAAATGACTGATAATGCCAAACGATTTGCAATGAAAAGACATTTTAAGCAGGCTAAAAAAGTTGCAGCATggtgtttttttttccccGCTCCTATTATTATTAGCTTTTTCGGACAGCTTCTAATACTAAACACAAGGTCTACATCCTCTCCAAGGAATCCTAGTTCCCTTCCAAAGTGGCCTTTCTTTGCTTTTACTTGGTGGTGGTAGGCAACACAGTCCCAAAGACATAGTCCCAAATCTTGCTGGTAACACCGAAACCGAGCTCAAAGTTCTTGTAGTGATGAGCGAGGTGGTATCGCTTCATTTCACGAACATAAGCCGGGAGACGGGTGTGGTGAAGCGCATAGTGGCCTGGACAAAAACGATTGTTAGATTTCGACACGCCAGATATATAGGAACTGGACTTACCCATGTCATAGATGACATACATGGCAAACGCGCCCGAGATGATACCATTGGCAATAGCCTTGGGGAAGATAAGGTGTGCAAGCTTTGTGAAAGGCGTTTGAAGGACAAAAAACAGCAAGGGAGGCATGACGAGCCGCAACTTGTCCATCGGAAGGTAATGGTGAACACCATGGAGCAAGAAATGGAGAGTGATGGCCCATCTTGTGTCGGGCAGGTAGTAGTcgaggtggaagaggaatCGGTGCATACCGTATTCAAGGATGGTCCAGATGAAGATGCCGAATGCGAAGCATAGGAAGAAGTAGCCCCCAGAGGCGGGAGAAGGGACGAGGATAGATGACGGAAGAGGGTAGGTAAGGATGGACTTGGCGGTAATTGATCTGTAGCATGTCAGTTTTACGTGGTGGTCCTGATGCGAAAGATACTTACGAGTCGGTGAACTGCAACATGGACAGCCATCCGATAAAACCAGCGATAGGCCACCAGATCATCGGCACGACCCACCACTGTGTTCTGGTGAAAGGCTCCAGCAAATCGCTCCCGAACAACCTGGCGCTCTCTTTGAGATGTCTTGGCTCGTGGACTTGGGAAAGATAGTACTCCTTGGTCCAAGGTGCGTTCCAAACTTGGATGAGAAGAGGCTTCGTCAAGTCAATGAATTTGTTAAGGTTGTAGtcggaaagaagatcagTGTCGGAGGGATGAAAGTTTTCATCGCAAACCCAGTCTTGCATAGAGTCAGCTTCAATCAAGTATACCAAACGCTGATCAGCTTACCCTCTGAGACAATCTTTTCTCCGCCACCCAACTCTCCCACCTCGAATTCTTCAAGCATCTCATAAGCCGCCCTAGAGTGCTGGTGAACATCCTCGTCATTCATAACCTTGCCTATATCTTGTCCGGCATAGTCAAGAATAATGTCGTCTCCTCCGGGGTGGTCATCAAGAAAAGGCGTCAGGTCGTAAACTTTGCCATTGTAAGTGCAGAGCGTTGAGACGCGAGTGTTGTCTGGACAGGCGTCAGACGACAGTAGTGGGTGAAAGATAAAAGACACTCACGCTTCGCGACCTCGGCAAGGGAGTAGATGTGCCCTCTGGCATGGGTCGTTTTGGCCATGGTGTTGCTGAGGGTGACTGAATCGGGCAGCGAGTGTGTGCCTAACTGTGGAAGGTGGTACGAGTGGTACGGGTGCGGGTCGAGTGGCGGGTGAGAAGGCGGGCGTGGGAGGTGTAATGAGTGACTGGGATGTGTATGGGGGGGTGGGAGGGGCAGTGGAGGGGCAGGGGATATAAGCACGGACAgcagaaagagaaagagaagcGGCAAATCGGATCGGAACGGTGGGACAGGGAAGAAGCACCTCTTAAAAAAAAGTACAAATAAATAAACAGAAAAAAATACAAACAACGTGGGCGCGTGCGTCACTGGATGGCGGATTCGAAATGGACAGTCCGTGGGAACACACTCCCCGTCGGCGAACATCTCCATATTACGATACATCCAGAAGCATTCCGAACATTTCTCATCGCGCACAATCACGGACTTGCCAACACTCGAGCAGTGTGCGAATGACGTCTATGAGGACATCTGAGGAGCAAGGGAAAGGCACTCCTGCCCACTCGCTTCTTCGTCTGCGGAATCGTACGATTGCGGTAAATGTGACAATCCTGTCCTTTCATTGGCTCTGTCTATGTGCAGGATCAGTTATAAGTTGTCCCGATCCGAGTAGGTGAACTCTTTCACTCTCCTTGAGTGGATATTCAAATCTTCAATGATGTTACTACATGTAGAGATATACAACCCAATCTCAACAAATGCTATTTGTCGAACCCATGTCCATAGACCATGATAACCGAATAGAAACTGCCCTCTAAACCTAGCCACCCCTCATCCTACAGAGCGCCTAGCTTCTTCCCATTTTTCGCTCGCTCCACTCTTCGCCATCAATCCCGACTCATACAACACTTCCcatccttcctcttcttcttctccatcatcaATAGCCTGTATACCCTCCACCTTTGATAATCTGAAAGCATGTTTAGACGAATCAACATTAATACTGGCGCGGGAAGACGCCGACGTCGACATCCGCTCCCCCTCACTtccctcttcatccttctgctcttctccatcttcccGCTCTAGCGAAAATCCCTCTGCTgcttttcttcttcttctctgccTGCATTCTGATTCTTATCTATAACCTGACTGCCTCCCACTCCGTGAGTAGCAGGTGTGTCTGACTCTTTAGTCGTTGCAGTCGGTGCAGGGGACGAAATCTTTTGCCTCCTCGTCCCCCCACCCACACCTTTACCCGTACCTGTCGTCGACGCAGCAGCCCCGGGTAATGTTAATGTTCCACTTCCTTCCATCGCTCGTATCTTATCCCTCACCGAAGAAGATGTTGATCTCACCCCCGCTGCACCGGTaatggaggaggaagaagcgCCACGGAGGGAAGACGTACCCGGCGAGCGTGAACGTCTGGCGGTTGGGCCGCCGAGACCGAGATTGCTAGGCGTGCTGGAGCCAGGCTGCGAGCCTGTCCTTGTGCGAGGCTGTGCTGCTGGATTAGGACTTGAGGATTTTCGTCCAACATGTGAGATGGAGGCAGAACCGGAGGCAGAGGCGGAAGCAGAGGTAGAGTTGGCAGTGCCCGTGGAAGATGTGGGGACAGGGGATGGTGAAGGGGATAAACTTGGGCGCGTCGAGCGTGGGGTAGCGGACCGTAGCGGGaccctcttcttttcatcttttcccttttctttcttttcaGATGTAGAAGCGGGTTTGGCATTGTTAAGAGAAGTGCGAGGTTTGGTAAGTAAGCGAGAGCTggttgaagaaggcagGGAAGTGCGGGAGGTACGAGGTTTAGAAGGATCCGCAGTTGGTGTAGGAGGTTTGCTGTGGGTGGTAATAGGCTTGGTACTGGAAGGTTTGGGTTTTGTGCTTTGTGAAGAAGCAGCAGTAGCAGTTGAAGGGGTGGGAGCTTGCGCCTTTCCCTTatccttcctttcttctttttcattttCTGATTCCTCTGGCCGCTCAACCTCTTCAAAGGCTTCTCCAAATATTTCCTCAGCCTCTTCCATGAACCCTTTTGCTACCCCAATTTCCCTCTCAAATGCTTCATTCATCTCTTCCGCTCTTTCATTCATCTTATCCAACCACCTTTGCAGCAGATTCGCATTATCCTTCAACAATCCCTCATTCCTCTCTGTCAACGCTGAGATCTCAAGGTTGAGGGACATGATCTCATCCGACAGAGTCTCCATATCTTTCTCCTGGCTTTTCCAGCGCAAGTCCCATTCAATTACGCGTTTTTCCAGGGCGGCCCGGTCGGCGCGAAGAGAGTTGAGTTCGTCCCGAAGATTTGCAGCGGTGGCATCGCGTTCGCGGATAGCGTCTGTCAGTTGGAGTTGTTTGTTTTGGGAGACAGCTTGACTACGGTAGAGGGTAGATAATTCGTTTCGAAGAGACGTTAATTGGGCGTCAAGATGGGTTAAAAGCGGTGCAGTTCTAAAAGACAGCAAAGTCAATTCAGACCTCTCTGGTAGCGTGCGGGTTGCTTCGATTGACGTACCCATCCGgtccaccaccaccaccacctcctccGCCACCGCTCTTCAACAAAGCTTTATTCCGGACTTTAAGCTCTCGCGTTGTCTTTGCAAGCTTCCTATCTGAAATAGTTTTCGTATCAGTTCCTCCAATTATCCATGGCATGAAGCTAGAAAGGAATAGAAAGGAAACGCACATTGATCGACAATGTCAGTATAAGGCTCTTGTTGTTGCTGGTTGGCAATGAGGCGCTGGCGAATAACGGACTGCCATTCTGGCTGAGACATTGTCGTCCTGGGGCTTCGTTGCTGCCTGTCTTGAGAAGGGCTGACGTGAGGCTTGCAACTGAGGGAAGACAAAAGAGATACAGTGCGACTATACCTGTGCTGCGTTCGGCACTAAAGAATAGTTGGGATGACGCTCTCAAACGTCCGCGGTGTCCCGATCCATGTCAATGTAAACCAGCCTATCCCCCATAGAGGTTTGATTCCGTTCCATATATTTGGATATGCTTCCGTTGATGCCCGGACAAGTCATGTCTGGGATTGCCACCACCCCACCGCCCAATCCTTTCATTAACAGCTATCTACATTTACCTCATACCCACTTGACAACATTCACAACATTCATTCACTATGGCTACCAGAAAGAAGCACCTTCTCAAGGCAAGTATTGCATCTTCACTGCATGCATAGCGCTGACTTGAGCAGGTTATCATCCTTGGTGACTCCGGGTACGTTTATCGCATTCAAGGGTCAAGGCGTCATTGCCTACCCATCCTTTGTACATCTTCATACCTCAACACGGTACTGACTCCATCATTTTTTTGGGTTTCCAATGTAGGGTCGGTAAGACTTCGCTCATGAACCAATACGTCAACAAGCGATTTTCTACGCAATACAAGGCTACCATTGGCGCAGACTTTCTGACTAGGGAATTGGTTGTTGATGATAGGGTCGTCACTATGCAGGTGAGCTTCTTATTCGTATTTGCTTGGTGTCCATGATGTGAGGGGAAGCAGCGCCAGGACTGAGTACCTGGTCGGGCGAGAGACATGGCGGAAAGTGAAGAGGGTTCTTGCCACCTCTTGCCACAGCTATATCCGCCCTATCTCTTACAAACCAAAGACAGGCTCGCTATAACGTGCCAAGCCATCTAAGCAGCAGCTAACATCACTGCTACCACAGCTTTGGGACACTGCCGGTCAAGAACGTTTCCAGTCCCTAGGTGTCGCTTTCTATCGCGGAGCCGACTGCTGTGTCCTCGTGTACGATGTCAATTCCAACAAGTCTTTCGAAGCGCTCGACGGTTGGAGAGATGAGTTTTTGGTGCAGGCTTCACCGCATGATCCCGAGAACTTCCCATTTGTGGTGTTGGGTAACAAGATTGATATGGAGGAGTCTAAGAGGATGGTACGTTCAACAACACTATTAACGAACACTACTTGGGTTCATCCCGTTAACCTTATAACCTTACGATAGGTGTCTCAAAAACGAGCAATGACGTGGTGTCAGGCCAAAGGCAACATTCCCTACTTTGAGACTTCTGCCAAGGAGGCTATCAACGTCGAGCAGGCTTTCCAGACTATTGCGAAGAACGCTTTAGCGCAAGAAGCTGAGACTGAGTTGTGAGTTGAACCTTTGTTTCATGTTGCATGAACTATTCCAGAGCTAATTAATGTTGTCAGGTATGCCGACTACCCTGACCCTATCAGGATCGACTCCGAGAGCACACAGAACTACGGGTGTAACTGCTAAAACTTTCTTTCATTTGACCAAAACTCCCGTTCTCATCCTTTGGGACAATCGCATCAAGGGGGTTTCAAGTGATCCATAATAATACCCCATTACGTATCCGCCTTTGCTCCCATTTTATGTGTCCTTCCTGAGTTTATCCTTCCCATTCATGGCCGCGACACTCTAATTCCAGACTTCTGTTCTTTCTCAGCCTTACTCGCTTTCTATGGACTAGAAGAAAGAGTCAAGAGGTTAATTTAATTGATCCTTTTGTTT
Protein-coding sequences here:
- a CDS encoding Inositolphosphorylceramide-B C-26 hydroxylase (IPC-B hydroxylase), putative (Similar to TIGR gene model, INSD accession AAW46114.1), whose amino-acid sequence is MFADGECVPTDCPFRIRHPVTHAPTLFVFFSVYLFVLFFKRCFFPVPPFRSDLPLLFLFLLSVLISPAPPLPLPPPHTHPSHSLHLPRPPSHPPLDPHPYHSYHLPQLGTHSLPDSVTLSNTMAKTTHARGHIYSLAEVAKHNTRVSTLCTYNGKVYDLTPFLDDHPGGDDIILDYAGQDIGKVMNDEDVHQHSRAAYEMLEEFEVGELGGGEKIVSEDWVCDENFHPSDTDLLSDYNLNKFIDLTKPLLIQVWNAPWTKEYYLSQVHEPRHLKESARLFGSDLLEPFTRTQWWVVPMIWWPIAGFIGWLSMLQFTDSSITAKSILTYPLPSSILVPSPASGGYFFLCFAFGIFIWTILEYGMHRFLFHLDYYLPDTRWAITLHFLLHGVHHYLPMDKLRLVMPPLLFFVLQTPFTKLAHLIFPKAIANGIISGAFAMYVIYDMGKSSSYISGVSKSNNRFCPGHYALHHTRLPAYVREMKRYHLAHHYKNFELGFGVTSKIWDYVFGTVLPTTTK
- a CDS encoding Regulation of meiosis-related protein, putative (Similar to TIGR gene model, INSD accession AAW46115.1), with amino-acid sequence MSNIIEFGAPPPRSSSSKARNFGSPSSGFSKTLSSEKSFEKINGNHEAESQIYEDENVMEEDMMGEESMLVDTDQEEESDEEEGREVIHVEVRQKPFSHLREQPIMQIVTQFIEEDLARIELGCELSGWNEVKILKDHVERIWVEEGVAGVASVQVSEVDIQVHVYKTSLDNEVEEFSADLDDDDSEEKVSAASVRSLPSAELDGIWDTLVYSDDIKARLLNYIYSTILFSESDIDFNVIAWNRVILLHGPPGTGKTSLCRALAQKMSIRLSQKYRHGKIIEINSHSLFSKWFSESGKLVQKLFQTVTEMVEDESGFVVVMIDEVESLTAARAGAMKGNEPSDSLRVVNALLTQLDKLRTSKNVLVMTTSNLVDAIDEAFISRVDLLESVPLPPPRAIYSILSGCLKECITKKLIKRCRILDWKAAEEAQRERKFARKVATAEKEKEAREVRERGVAASLADLAITCHAIELSGRTLRKLPVIAHARYLSSSSSSTSSMGEYRSFKVERWIEAMSKVVDVEQEKKHSLASGGNNTRGGESANAPQDGICCPSVSNGHAHMEKNEIGMMLGTKVKH
- a CDS encoding Hypothetical protein (Similar to TIGR gene model, INSD accession AAW46113.1; CNK00670); protein product: MSQPEWQSVIRQRLIANQQQQEPYTDIVDQYRKLAKTTRELKVRNKALLKSGGGGGGGGGGPDGQAVSQNKQLQLTDAIRERDATAANLRDELNSLRADRAALEKRVIEWDLRWKSQEKDMETLSDEIMSLNLEISALTERNEGLLKDNANLLQRWLDKMNERAEEMNEAFEREIGVAKGFMEEAEEIFGEAFEEVERPEESENEKEERKDKGKAQAPTPSTATAASSQSTKPKPSSTKPITTHSKPPTPTADPSKPRTSRTSLPSSTSSRLLTKPRTSLNNAKPASTSEKKEKGKDEKKRVPLRSATPRSTRPSLSPSPSPVPTSSTGTANSTSASASASGSASISHVGRKSSSPNPAAQPRTRTGSQPGSSTPSNLGLGGPTARRSRSPGTSSLRGASSSSITGAAGVRSTSSSVRDKIRAMEGSGTLTLPGAAASTTGTGKGVGGGTRRQKISSPAPTATTKESDTPATHGVGGSQVIDKNQNAGREEEEKQQRDFR
- a CDS encoding RAB small monomeric GTPase, putative (Similar to TIGR gene model, INSD accession AAW46112.1), which produces MATRKKHLLKVIILGDSGVGKTSLMNQYVNKRFSTQYKATIGADFLTRELVVDDRVVTMQLWDTAGQERFQSLGVAFYRGADCCVLVYDVNSNKSFEALDGWRDEFLVQASPHDPENFPFVVLGNKIDMEESKRMVSQKRAMTWCQAKGNIPYFETSAKEAINVEQAFQTIAKNALAQEAETELYADYPDPIRIDSESTQNYGCNC